In Columba livia isolate bColLiv1 breed racing homer chromosome 20, bColLiv1.pat.W.v2, whole genome shotgun sequence, a genomic segment contains:
- the MIS12 gene encoding protein MIS12 homolog, whose translation MSVDPRAYEAQFFGFTPQTCLLRIYIAFQDYLFEIMLVVESVILKKLERLPDSKITPFQIRKSTENFLLFMRQQFDKLFGTMEKVLLQLVLNIPKNVLLPEDKAHEQYPYSREQFQALQDEIKQLQQQFRAEAAAGQALRAELEEQKVVQAELEKILQWFDGLENVCREHGTGNFKESFAFLTQNSKKLRDVLKDVEEKNKKIQKCEQLL comes from the coding sequence ATGTCGGTCGATCCCCGGGCCTACGAAGCGCAGTTCTTCGGCTTCACCCCGCAGACGTGCCTGCTGCGCATCTACATCGCGTTCCAGGACTACCTCTTCGAAATCATGCTGGTGGTGGAGAGCGTCATCCTGAAGAAGCTGGAGCGCCTTCCCGACTCTAAAATCACCCCCTTCCAGATCCGGAAAAGCACGGAGAACTTTCTTCTCTTCATGAGGCAGCAGTTTGATAAACTCTTCGGTACGATGGAAAAAGTGCTTCTGCAGCTGGTGTTAAACATCCCCAAGAACGTGCTTCTCCCCGAGGACAAGGCCCACGAGCAGTACCCGTACAGCAGGGAGCAGTTCCAGGCGCTGCAGGACGAGAtcaagcagctgcagcagcagttccGGGCCGAGGCGGCCGCCGGGCAGGCGCTACGGGCAGAACTGGAGGAGCAAAAGGTGGTTCAGGCCGAGCTCGAGAAGATTTTACAGTGGTTTGACGGGCTGGAGAATGTCTGTAGGGAGCATGGGACCGGCAACTTCAAAGAAAGCTTTGCGTTCTTGACACAGAACTCCAAGAAGCTGCGAGATGTGCTGAAAGACgtggaagagaaaaacaaaaaaatacagaagtgtgAGCAGTTGTTGTAA